One window from the genome of Paraclostridium sordellii encodes:
- a CDS encoding tetratricopeptide repeat-containing diguanylate cyclase: MKFIKKYKLILNIFLGIIITLIFMISININNNKKNIKEATKKIKYNINEGNYVNARRICNLTFSKIPKYEYNILFKDIAKMSKEIKDIPYGERCNEKMFLEMEKYKFLSKEHRFKIYENLGNLYLIDSNYAKASEYILDTLIMSKDMEYNIIEAKQLINLGVLFSQIQGYDTGVETIKESLKINIKNPKQAEIIRLYAYVNISEIYLRMGKYRECERYLSMINKDRKHVDIKDYPDIDVLANTIQANLYLNEGKYELAKEYIELAEKFLKFNDEKIFKYTKELLYLTKGQYYSSIGNYYKSIDIYNKILSFSDYKNNNSLNEEYVLEKLVKLYDKIKQYELEDIYIDKLISAIKNNENIRYRDYSNYVLEQAKEKYIVRKDRESIRFLMLIILCGTIIIGYMYKINKKRLKKMKYITLHDNLTGVYNRGYFDEKYKELINNKFKFSILMIDIDNFKYLNDTFGHQFGDEVLKTITSVILNLLNERCVLCRYGGEEFVILHKYSFKEESVLTAELIRSAVEHLSWSKDIKVTISIGIAYRLNDGLDTLSKADMNLYKAKNNGKNKIVV, encoded by the coding sequence GTGAAATTTATCAAAAAATATAAATTAATTTTAAATATATTTTTAGGAATTATAATTACATTAATATTTATGATATCTATAAATATTAATAATAATAAAAAAAATATAAAAGAAGCTACAAAGAAAATTAAATATAATATAAATGAAGGAAACTATGTAAATGCAAGACGAATATGTAATTTAACATTTTCTAAAATACCTAAATATGAATATAATATTTTATTCAAAGATATAGCTAAAATGTCAAAAGAAATAAAAGATATACCATACGGAGAAAGATGTAATGAAAAAATGTTTTTAGAAATGGAAAAATATAAATTTTTATCAAAAGAACATAGATTTAAAATATATGAAAATTTAGGGAATTTATATTTAATAGATTCTAATTATGCTAAGGCATCTGAATATATATTAGATACTCTTATAATGTCAAAAGATATGGAATATAATATAATTGAAGCAAAACAATTAATTAACTTAGGGGTCTTATTTTCTCAAATACAAGGTTATGATACGGGAGTTGAAACCATAAAAGAATCATTAAAAATTAATATTAAAAATCCAAAACAAGCTGAAATAATAAGGTTGTATGCATATGTAAATATATCAGAGATTTATTTGAGGATGGGAAAATATAGAGAATGTGAAAGATATTTATCTATGATAAATAAAGATAGAAAACATGTAGATATAAAAGATTATCCTGATATCGATGTTTTAGCAAATACTATTCAAGCTAATTTATATTTAAATGAAGGCAAATATGAGTTAGCTAAAGAATATATTGAGTTAGCAGAAAAGTTTTTGAAATTTAATGATGAAAAAATATTTAAATATACAAAAGAACTTTTATATTTAACTAAAGGTCAATATTATAGTAGCATAGGAAATTACTATAAATCTATAGATATTTATAATAAAATACTTTCATTTTCAGATTATAAAAACAATAATTCTTTAAATGAAGAATATGTACTGGAAAAATTAGTTAAATTATATGATAAAATTAAACAGTATGAATTAGAGGATATATATATAGATAAATTAATTAGTGCTATAAAAAACAATGAAAATATAAGATATAGGGATTATTCAAATTATGTATTAGAACAAGCAAAAGAAAAATATATAGTAAGAAAAGATAGAGAATCTATAAGGTTTTTAATGTTAATTATCTTATGTGGGACAATAATTATTGGATATATGTATAAAATTAATAAAAAAAGACTAAAGAAAATGAAATATATAACTCTACATGATAACCTAACAGGTGTTTATAATAGAGGATATTTTGATGAAAAATATAAAGAATTGATTAATAATAAATTTAAATTTTCTATTTTAATGATAGATATAGATAATTTTAAATATTTAAATGATACTTTTGGACATCAATTTGGCGATGAAGTTTTAAAAACTATAACATCAGTAATATTAAATTTACTAAATGAACGATGTGTTTTGTGTAGATATGGTGGAGAAGAGTTTGTTATACTTCATAAGTATAGTTTTAAAGAAGAGTCTGTACTAACTGCAGAACTAATAAGATCAGCTGTTGAGCATTTAAGTTGGAGTAAAGATATAAAAGTAACAATAAGTATAGGAATAGCATACAGACTAAATGATGGCTTGGACACGCTATCAAAGGCTGACATGAATTTATACAAAGCTAAAAATAATGGTAAAAATAAGATTGTAGTTTAA
- the ymfI gene encoding elongation factor P 5-aminopentanone reductase: MNKKTALVTGASRGIGKAIATLFAENGYNVLINYNNSEKEALDLYNELKSRGLSVDTYKADVSKKEEVNLMINYCIGQFERIDILINNAGISRTNLFKDISYEEWDEVINTNLNSVFYTTKKALQYMIPQMSGKIINISSIWGMVGGSYEVHYSTSKAAIIGMTKALAKELGPSNIQVNCIAPGVIKTDMLDNLEEETVDMLIEETPLMRLGTPEDIANCALFLGSEKSNFITGQIISPNGGFVIV; this comes from the coding sequence ATGAATAAAAAAACAGCATTAGTTACAGGTGCATCAAGAGGTATAGGAAAGGCTATTGCAACTTTATTTGCAGAAAATGGATACAATGTTTTAATTAATTATAATAACTCAGAAAAGGAAGCATTAGATTTATACAATGAGTTAAAAAGTAGAGGATTATCAGTAGATACATATAAAGCTGATGTATCTAAAAAAGAAGAAGTAAATCTTATGATTAATTATTGTATAGGTCAATTTGAAAGAATTGATATTTTGATTAATAATGCAGGGATAAGTAGAACTAATTTATTTAAAGATATAAGTTATGAAGAATGGGATGAGGTAATAAATACTAACTTAAACAGTGTATTTTATACAACAAAAAAAGCACTTCAGTATATGATTCCACAGATGAGTGGGAAAATAATAAATATATCATCTATATGGGGAATGGTTGGGGGTTCATATGAGGTACATTACTCAACTAGCAAAGCTGCTATAATAGGGATGACTAAAGCATTAGCTAAAGAATTAGGTCCTTCAAATATTCAAGTAAATTGTATAGCCCCAGGAGTAATTAAAACAGATATGCTAGATAATTTAGAAGAAGAAACGGTTGACATGTTAATAGAAGAAACTCCACTTATGAGATTAGGGACTCCAGAAGATATTGCTAATTGTGCTTTATTTTTAGGTAGTGAAAAGTCAAACTTTATAACTGGCCAAATTATAAGTCCTAATGGAGGGTTTGTTATTGTATAA